A stretch of the Ptiloglossa arizonensis isolate GNS036 chromosome 1, iyPtiAriz1_principal, whole genome shotgun sequence genome encodes the following:
- the LOC143149857 gene encoding uncharacterized protein LOC143149857, whose product MRRAHVLLVCLLVVLDFYGTHGMQCYLCNSHNDSRCADKQPPDALKKDCSDLKDGAKYTMCRKITQVIEFSVNGLPADTRVIRGCGWDESNYKGKCYQRSGFGGRQEVCSCLTDYCNAATPSVLLPKSLILTCILGSFLLAFIRN is encoded by the exons ATGAGGCGCGCTCACGTCCTCCTCGTCTGCCTGTTGGTCGTCCTCGATTTTTATG GTACACACGGGATGCAATGTTACTTGTGTAACAGCCACAATGACAGTCGATGCGCCGACAAACAACCTCCGGATGCCCTTAAAAAAGATTGCTCCGATCTCAAGGACGGCGCAAAGTATACGATGTGCCGAAAGATTACTCAAGTCATTGAGTTTAGCGTTAATGGAC TTCCAGCTGACACCCGGGTCATAAGAGGTTGCGGATGGGACGAATCAAACTACAAAGGGAAGTGTTACCAACGGAGCGGTTTCGGTGGTCGTCAGGAGGTCTGCTCGTGTTTGACGGACTACTGCAACGCGGCGACGCCGAGCGTGCTACTCCCGAAATCCTTGATCCTCACGTGTATACTGGGCAGCTTTCTGCTGGCGTTCATCCGTAATTAG